The Panicum virgatum strain AP13 chromosome 5K, P.virgatum_v5, whole genome shotgun sequence genome has a window encoding:
- the LOC120705886 gene encoding uncharacterized protein LOC120705886 produces MLQWMGGSRRTVYASRKSTQSRQRQYFEQKRRQQQRPELQNQDNVAGGQASRDQEPRSLDVLNINNLATPISHYNESTNADGAIQQVDCTLSDGPPTEAIKITSLCNSNMKEAGSQPRLSSPFGHQGVTAAVNSHEELACKISPPTNYSTRKQIQNLECQSEISLLDLVSYEGSNNKSTTRPARELHASFSVKGLGHIKMETPPHSPRPINRVLPLPPKAMRSTHKTKRSIPFDVTEALDSMNSINMLKERRLSAKMGSTLNESGYERRKQFSCYFPDSSENHNADIYLEDENMFYEPQPKKEWQSKHVRSDGNLVDEDSDRLWRIDQFNSQDHFPNQREEHFDTSGYGFKDGYSPERRNSTRSSTGIKNAGIPSSYDMFYDHSLMDDGEGTGLLKWERHPPSKKIFNSNGTFGASAWSFDTVDDSEKRRSPISEESCSSAAAMKKPSPSVKNKMNQKDEFHISLDKLDIPDMDAHLHGRSLFNSPEKVGRKAMKKPSPSVKNEMNQKDEFHISLDKLDIPDMDAHLHGKSLFNNPEKVGRKGTTDQKILGTNYCPESVTEQPRTQEPSCRLSLKEKFSNWGSSNFQPKGNTGLTNQSSCTVMPKDKSSFHASPDLSMYQTESTEKRSASKVRPVSHGPDNAIFEDGIHMQQPVSDVFGDKIELSNLFRTKDLQSDIDMSTFFGQKVDRKQEDKFPTFSNRSADSFAAEKAVSSVRNTVGGHSTCSQPSGKGSFRHGFSPGFNFQESESNTFWGGSHVSNNTFRDDLEFSGLLARKNSDKNEVKIEASEKPDTRLLTETRRISADHKNEMNGTETSSNGSEVSNCSEAQKETSAATQIPANLSCLQETSAELFQVQTDVRPVTGEKLDNPGVDFKAPMHLRSKIHDVGDHSKLNAMFQSPFIGEEVGIEKKIIASVSPDNSDVQYQFMLEQRVLRRLCVQKILVPTPMKDKLEKDTRFRIVEDGPHALPKSV; encoded by the exons ATGCTGCAATGGATGGGCGGTTCGAGGCGGACGGTGTACGCC TCCAGGAAGTCAACACAGAGCAG ACAAAGGCAGTACTTTGAACAAAAGAGACGGCAACAGCAGAGGCCAGAGCTACAGAACCAGGATAATGTAGCAGGAGGTCAAGCTTCACGTGATCAGGAGCCTCGATCACTTGATGTTCTAAACATCAACAATCTGGCAACTCCAATTAGTCATTATAATGAATCCACAA ATGCAGATGGTGCTATACAACAGGTGGATTGCACTCTTTCAGATGGTCCCCCTACAGAGGCAATAAAGATCACTTCTTTATGCAATAGCAACATGAAGGAAGCAG GCTCTCAGCCAAG ATTGTCATCACCCTTTGGTCATCAAGGTGTTACAGCAGCTGTAAATTCTCATGAAGAACTTGCTTGTAAAATATCCCCACCTACAAACTATAGCACCAGGAAGCAAATTCAAAATCTGGAATGCCAAAGTG AAATTTCACTTCTTGATTTGGTCAGTTATGAGGGATCAAATAATAAGTCTACCACTCGACCTGCCCGTGAGCTTCATGCTTCATTTTCTGTTAAAG GTCTTGGTCATATCAAGATGGAAACACCTCCCCATTCACCGAGGCCAATCAATAG GGTTTTACCTTTGCCTCCAAAGGCCATGCGGTCCACACATAAAACAAAACGCTCTATCCCCTTTGATGTCACAGAGGCATTG GATTCTATGAATAGTATCAATATGTTGAAGGAGCGAAGACTATCAGCCAAAATGGGCAGTACATTAAATGAATCAGGCTATGAAAGGAGGAAACAGTTTAGCTGCTATTTCCCGGATTCATCTGAGAACCATAATGCTGACATCTATCTTGAGGATGAAAACATGTTTTATGAACCTCAACCTAAAAAGGAATGGCAAT CAAAGCATGTGAGATCAGATGGCAATCTTGTTGATGAGGATTCTGATAGACTCTGGAGGATAGATCAATTTAATTCACAGGATCATTTTCCTAATCAAAGAGAGGAACATTTTGATACAAGTGGCTATGGATTTAAAGACGGATACTCTCCAGAGCGAAG AAACTCAACAAGATCTAGCACAGGAATTAAGAATGCAG GAATTCCATCATCATATGACATGTTTTATGATCATTCATTGATGGATGATGGTGAGGGCACTGGACTTCTCAAATGGGAAAG GCACCCACCAAGTAAGAAAATCTTCAACTCAAATGGCACTTTTGGTGCTTCTGCTTGGTCTTTCGACACCGTAGATGATTCAGAGAAAAGGAGGAGCCCAATAAG TGAAGAATCATGCTCGTCTGCTGCAG CAATGAAGAAACCATCGCCATCAGTAAAGAATAAGATGAACCAGAAGGATGAGTTTCATATAAGCTTGGATAAGCTGGATATTCCAGATATGGATGCACATCTTCATGGGAGGTCCCTATTTAACAGTCCAGAAAAGGTGGGTAGAAAAGCAATGAAGAAACCATCACCATCAGTAAAGAATGAGATGAACCAGAAGGATGAGTTTCATATAAGCTTGGATAAGCTAGATATTCCAGATATGGATGCACATCTTCATGGGAAGTCACTATTTAACAATCCAGAAAAGGTGGGTAGAAAAGGAACAACGGATCAGAAGATACTTGGAACAAATTATTGTCCAGAAAGTGTTACTGAGCAGCCAAGAACTCAAGAGCCGAGCTGTCGTTTATCACTTAAGGAGAAATTTTCCAATTGGGGTTCTTCTAATTTCCAGCCGAAGGGTAACACTGGACTAACTAACCAATCAAGTTGCACCGTAATGCCCAAAGATAAATCTTCTTTCCATGCTTCTCCAGATTTGAGCATGTATCAAACTGAGTCAACTGAAAAGAGATCTGCTTCAAAAGTTCGTCCTGTTTCTCATGGACCTGACAATGCCATTTTTGAAGATGGCATTCACATGCAGCAGCCTGTTTCAGATGTTTTTGGTGATAAAATTGAATTATCAAACCTGTTCCGGACCAAGGATCTTCAGAGTGACATTGATATGAGCACTTTCTTTGGACAGAAGGTGGACAGGAAGCAAGAAGATAAGTTTCCAACTTTCAGCAATCGAAGCGCAGATTCCTTCGCTGCTGAGAAAGCAGTGAGTTCTGTAAGAAATACTGTCGGTGGACACAGTACATGCTCACAGCCTTCTGGCAAGGGTTCATTCAGGCATGGGTTCAGTCCTGGTTTTAATTTCCAGGAGTCAGAATCAAACACATTTTGGGGGGGTAGCCATGTTAGTAATAACACTTTTCGGGATGACCTTGAGTTTAGTGGTCTGCTTGCTAGAAAAAATAGCGATAAGAATGAAGTCAAGATTGAGGCGTCTGAGAAACCAGATACTAGGCTGTTGACAGAAACACGTCGGATCTCTGCAGATCACAAAAATGAGATGAATGGAACTGAAACAAGTTCTAATGGCTCAGAAGTGTCCAATTGTTCTGAAGCACAGAAGGAAACTTCAGCAGCAACACAAATTCCTGCAAACTTAAGCTGTCTTCAGGAAACCTCAGCAGAATTGTTCCAAGTTCAAACTGATGTTAGACCTGTAACAGGAGAAAAGCT AGACAATCCTGGTGTGGACTTCAAAGCTCCAATGCATTTGAGAAGCAAGATTCATGATGTTGGAGATCATTCTAAACTAAATGCTATGTTCCAGTCTCCTTTCATTGGAG AGGAGGTGGGGATTGAGAAGAAGATCATAGCAAGTGTATCGCCAGACAACAGTGATGTTCAGTATCAGTTTATGCTTGAACAACGTGTTCTCCGGCGGCTTTGTGTTCAGAAGATATTGGTGCCTACACCAATGAAGGACAAGCTAGAAAAG GATACGCGATTTAGGATAGTGGAGGATGGACCTCATGCCCTTCCGAAAAGCGTCTAA